Within Bacillus sp. FJAT-45350, the genomic segment TTTTTCAGCCAGCAGAAGAAGGACCTGGTGGAGCACAGTTAATGTTAGAAAGTGATATTTTGAACATGTGGAAGCCAGATCAGATGGTCGCACTTCACATTGCTCCTGAATATCCAGTCGGAACAATTGCTACACGAGAAGGGCTCTTATTTGCTAATACATCTGAACTATTTATTGACCTAAAAGGGAAAGGTGGACATGCTGCTTATCCCCACACTGCAAATGATATGGTAGTGGCAGCAAGTCATCTAGTAACACAGTTGCAAACGATTGTTGCGAGGAATGTGGACCCTCTTGATTCAGCTGTTGTGACGATTGGTAAGATTACTGGTGGAACGAAGCAAAATATTATCGCTGAGAAATCTAGAATCGAAGGGACTATTCGTACATTATCGATTGAGTCTATGACGAAAGTAAAACAAAGAATAGAAGCTCTTGTTAATGGAATTGAAGTTGGGTTTGACTGCAAGGCGACAATTGATTATGGTTCGAATTACTGTCAGGTTTTCAATGATAGCCAATTAACTAGAGAGTTTATGGACTTTTCTAAAACTAAAGTTAACTTAATTGAATGTACCGAAGCAATGACAGGAGAAGACTTTGGATATTTCCTTGAGGAAATTCCAGGTTTTATGTTTTGGTTAGGTGTAGATAGCGAACACGGATTACATGATGCGAAATTAAAGCCTAATGAGGATGCGATTCAAGTAGCTGTCGATTTGTTCGTTGAATATTTAAGCTATAAAGTAAGTTCAAAAGGGTAGAGAGAGTCTACCTTTTTGAACTTTTTATTACTTATTAGCTTTATAAATTTTTTTGTATAGTTCTTCTAGAAAGGCAAATACTAACATTGAAATTAAGTTATTGACTTTTCTGGAGGTGCTACATATGCCAAAAATTGGTGTAGAACAATCGTTAACTGCTGTACAACAAGAATTACAATCAAAAGGGTATGAGGTTGTTCAATTGAAACAAGAGCAAGATGCTACTGGTTGCGATTGCTGCGTAATTACTGGTCAGGATCAAAATGTAATGGGTATTCAAAATGTAGTGACAAATGGTTCTGTTATTAATGCACATGGTATGAATGCTGATGAAGTATGTCAACAAGTAGAACAAAAACTTAATCAAGGTCAATAAAAAGAAAAGGAGCCAAAATCTAACTGATTTTGGCTCCTTTTGTAATCTATTACTTAAAGAATGTCTAGCTTAACAAGTAACGCTAATAGTATTTGAAGTAATACTTGGATATTTAGGGCTACTTGAGTATCCGTTGTTGTTACATCAACGTTTCTAGAGTTTTCAATAATTGTTTTTTGGTGTGTGATTTGTTTAATTTTAGAAGACTGTAGTAAATCTTGAGTGATTTTTTCTGCTCGAGAGCTATCAGCGATTGATATGCTGATAACAATTGCAATAGCTGCTTGTAATGAAGCTTGTAATGAAACAGCTGCTTTCGTGTCTGTTGTATTTACTGAAATATCACAAGAATCTTTAATATAAATATATTCTTCAGATAGTTGAAGAGTTTTGTTTGTTTGTTCAGCACCTTGAGTATCTTGAGGCTCAGTTGGGCACAATGGATGTTTTGTTTTAGGGTCTAGAGCAGACCAATTTGAACTTGGTTTTGCACTTGAACGATAAACATCTTGATTCATGTTTAATTCCTCCTTTCATTATCTACTCTCATCCTATGATAGGAGGGCGTCTTTGTTTGGACAGTTACCCTAGTGCGGATGACCAATTTTTATTCGAATGACTACTTTCTATTTAAGAACGTTCGAACTGTATTTGGGTTATTTGCGGAGTGAAACTGCCTTTTTGGTCTTACTAGTTCTTGTTGTTGTTCTTGTACGTTAGGGTTGCTATCTACAAAGTCTTTTTCTGTTTTCGTATTCTTTTTAGCTAGAAATCCTTCTACTTCTGTTTTAATGTTATCAACGATTTCTTTAATGTTTTTCTTTTCTTCTGGTGATAAATCATTGTCAGCTTTATTTACATGGTGCTTTTTTAATGTTTTATCCACAACCATTTCCATTAGTTTTTGTTGATTCTTTAAGTCTAAACCTAATTGTTCCTTATCCATGATATAAAACCTCCTAAAAAAATTGGAATGCTCCCAATAGTACAATATGCTCGAGGGCAAAATGTGTATAGGTATTCATATAAAAAGGCGAGAAAATGGGTGCCATTTTCTCGCCTGGAACTATTAGTCATTATTTTTTTGAATATAAACTTGATGTGGAAACGGAATTTCGATTCCATTTGCATCAAGGGCCTCTTTACAACCCTTACGAAGCTTTCTTTCTACGGCCCATTGAGACATATTTTCTGTTTTAGCAATAATTCGAATGACAACATCAGAATCACCAAGGCTTTGGACACCAACTACATTAGGGCCTTCTTTTATTGCTGGTTCATCTACGGCAATTTTATCACAAGCTTCTTGAAGAACCACAATAGCTTTGTCAATATCATCATCATATGAAATACTCAGATCTACAAGTGCGCGCATATTACCTCTTGAGTGGTTGCTAATACTACTAATTTCCCGATTCGGTATAAAATGAAGAGTACCATCAAAGCCACGAATCTTTGTCGTACGTAACCCAACCTCTTCAACAACACCATCAAGTCCACCTGTTGTAACATAATCATCTACTTCGATTTGTTTCTCTAATAAAATGAAAAATCCAGTAACAACATCACTAACTAGTCCTTGTGCACCAAACCCGATAGCAAGACCGATAATACCGGCACCCGCAATTAATGGTGCTATTTCAAGCCCGAATATCCCAACAATAATTGTAATAAATACAAAAATAAGAGCATACGAAAATACATTTATAGATAGTTTTTCTAATGTCATGACACGGCCTTTTGACATATTCTTTTGCTCTGCCATTCTCGAAAATCCTGTCGAGATAATCTTCTTCCCAATTCCCTTTGCTACAAAAAATGCAATAATTACGAGGACTATCTGCAAGATGATAACTAGAGCACTATTTAACATAGTGGACCAATCAACCTCTTCTAACCAATTATTCATTAATGACACTCCAATCAATTTTTTAGCGCATTTTTTAAATAGTAATAGTAGTAAAATGCTAAATCTATTTATATATACCCTTTTGCTACTATTACTAATCAAAAAGAATAGCCTCTAAAATAATCGTAACATAGATTTATATTCCTCTCAAACTAGAGGTTATAAATCATGCGAGAGGACCTTATAAAAGATGAGTATGACTACAGAAACATCAATTGTTTCTATTGTTTATAGAATATTTATTAATAAAGAGCTTGTTATATTGAATTGCATGCATAATAAATGAGAATTTCAGATGCATATTATTAGTAAAAAAAGGACAAATCGTCTATAATAAAATTGTTCATGAATTGAGTGTAACTCATTAAAACATGGGTATAATACGTACAGTGCATTATTATAGTAGGGTTAATTATGCAGTTTAAATTAATTATAATTTAATATTGACTAAAAATAACTCTTCTTTTATAATAATCATTGTAAACAAAAATATTAGGAATAATTTTAGGAGGTTTTACATATGACAGATAAGCGTATGGTAGCAAAACAAGCACCTCGTTTTGAGATGGATGCAGTATTACCGAACAAGGAATTTGGTAAAGTAAGTTTAGAAGAGAACATGAAGAACGACAAATGGACAGTACTTTATTTCTACCCAATGGACTTCACTTTCGTTTGTCCAACAGAAATTACTTCTTTAAGTGACCGTTTTGACGAGTTCGAAGATTTAGATACTGAAGTAATTGGTGTATCTACTGATACAGTCCACACTCACAAAGCATGGATCAACACGTCTCGTGACGAAAATGGTTTAGGTGAGTTAAAATATCCTTTAGCTGCTGATACTAATCACCAAGTGGCTCGTGACTATGGTGTATTAATCGAAGAAGAAGGTATTGCTCTTCGTGGTCTATTCATCATCAGCCCAGAAGGTGAATTAATGTATTCTGTTGTTAACCACAACAACATTGGACGTGACGTTGAAGAAACTTTACGTGTACTTCAAGCACTTCAAACTGGTGGACTTTGCCCAGCAAACTGGAAGCCAGGTCAAGAAACATTAAACGTATAATAAATGCATAATATATAAAATGAGAGAGGTCTAGCAGTTATGTGTTAGGCCTTTTTATTACATGAGAGAAGAGGCGATTTACTATGGCATTAAAATTACGTTCTCCATTACCGGAATTATCCGGTGCTACTGAATGGTTAAACGGTGAAGTAAAAAGAGAAGATTTAATTGGCAACAAACCAACTTTAATACACTTTTGGTCAATTTCTTGCGGACTATGTAAAGAGGCAATGCCAAATGTGAATGAATTTAGAGACAACTATAAGGACCAATTAAATGTAATTGCAATTCATATGCCACGTTCGGAAAAGGATTTAAACCTTGATGAAATTAAGAAAGTGGCAGCAGAGCATGAGATTACACAACCAATTGCAATTGATAATGGGCATAAAATAACAGATGCGTTTGAAAATGAATATGTACCTGCGTATTACGTTTTTGACGAAGAAGGTAACCTTCGACATTTCCAAGCTGGCGGTGGCGGTATGAAAATGTTAACGAAGCGTGTCAACCGTGTATTGGGTATTAAAGAATAGTAATTAGAGCGATTTGCACATGCAAGTCGCTTTTTATAATGGCCTACGAAATTAAAAATACTTAAGCTTTGGCTAAATAAAAGACCGCTTTGCAGTTTTTGTTCTGTTTAAAAGTCACCCACACCCACTCAGTAGGCATATACATATCTTGAGGTGGTTTAGTTGAATATTATAGATAAAAGAAATTCACTTACAAGACATAGAAGTAGAACGTATCGACGTCGTGCAAAAAGTGGGATACGGAATATTGCCATTCATCATAGTGCAACGACATCAGGGAGCGCAGAAGCTTTTGCAAGATATCATGTGAATACATTAGGCTGGCCTGGTATTGGTTATCATTACGTCGTAGATAAAGACGGAACAATCAGTCTCTGTCACGATTTAGAAGTAGTTAGTTATCATGTTGGAAATAGTAATAGTAGAGCTGTGGGTATTTGTATGGTAGGAGATTTTCGAACACAAACATTAGGAAATGCTCAAAAAACAGCAACGATAAACTTAGTTCTATCTTTATTAGATGAATTGAGCGGTGTTTCTGTGGAAGATGTCTGGGGGCATATTGAATTTCCGGGCTACTCTTGGAAAGCGTGTCCTTCAATTAGTATGAGTCAATTTCGAAGAGACCTTGCGAGAGAAGCGGGGACAACTGTCCCGAGCTCGATACCATCACCTAACTATATTTCTGGCCCTAGACAACGAACGATTATCTCTAGAGGTGATCAAGGCGATGATGTGAGGGAAGTTCAAGAAAGATTAGATGAGTTAGGATTTAAGCCAGGACCTATAGATGGGATATATGGTCCACAAACGTTTGATGCGGTTCAGCGATTTCAACGGGCTGCTTCTATTTCTGTAGACGGAATTGTAGGACCGGAGACACGGAGGGCGTTAGAGAATTATCAGGCTTCTGACGATATCATAGAGCATGGTTCCCCTACAGATGAACCAGATGAGAGGGAAGAGAGCTTTGCTAGTGAATCAAGACGATTATTACGGAATATGAGGCCTATGATGAGAGGGACTGATGTACGAGAAGTTCAACAAAAAGTAGGAGCGATGGTTGATGGTATCTTTGGTTCAGAAACAGAACAACGAGTTCGAGAATTCCAACAGAGGCACCAATTGACTGTAGATGGAATTGTAGGCCCACAAACTTGGAGATCATTAGACCGTGTGACCGATACAGAACCAAGTTATCACCGCTTATTGTCATTACAAACTCCTTATCTTAGAGGGGATGATGTAAAGAGAGTACAAAGGAGACTGGGAGTTCAAGTGGATGGCTTATATGGACCTCAAACAGAAAGAGTAGTACGAGAATTTCAACGGAGAGAAAATATAACTGTAGATGGAATTGTAGGAACACAAACATGGAGAAGGTTATTTGATTAAAGTTGGTTATTTGACTAATTAATCTATTCTAGAAATTTATCTGATTGTATATGCTAATATATAGGTAACAATATATGAACTAAGAGTAAGTAGGGGTAAAATGAAAAAAAAACAATTTGCCGTTGTTGGTCTTGGACGATTTGGTGGGAGTGTATGTAAGGAATTAAGTAAACAAGGGATGGATGTATTAGCAATTGATACAGATGAAACGAAAGTTAATGAATATAAAAACATTGTCACGCATGCCGTTGTAGCTGATTCTACTGATGAGAATACTCTAAAGTCGTTAGGAATACGTAATTTTGAGCATGTGATTGTTGCAATTGGTGACAATATTCAAGCGAGTATTTTAACGACACTTATTTTAGAAGAATTAGGAGTTAATCATATAACAGTTAAGGCTCAAAATGATTATCATGAAAAGGTATTGATTAAGATAGGAGCAGATAAAGTTATTCATCCTGAACGGGATATGGGTGTACGGATTGCCCATAATATCGTATCAAAAAATGTTCTTGATTATTTAGAGCTATCGGATGAATATAGCATTGTCGAGCTAATT encodes:
- a CDS encoding mechanosensitive ion channel family protein, which gives rise to MNNWLEEVDWSTMLNSALVIILQIVLVIIAFFVAKGIGKKIISTGFSRMAEQKNMSKGRVMTLEKLSINVFSYALIFVFITIIVGIFGLEIAPLIAGAGIIGLAIGFGAQGLVSDVVTGFFILLEKQIEVDDYVTTGGLDGVVEEVGLRTTKIRGFDGTLHFIPNREISSISNHSRGNMRALVDLSISYDDDIDKAIVVLQEACDKIAVDEPAIKEGPNVVGVQSLGDSDVVIRIIAKTENMSQWAVERKLRKGCKEALDANGIEIPFPHQVYIQKNND
- a CDS encoding spore coat protein, whose amino-acid sequence is MNQDVYRSSAKPSSNWSALDPKTKHPLCPTEPQDTQGAEQTNKTLQLSEEYIYIKDSCDISVNTTDTKAAVSLQASLQAAIAIVISISIADSSRAEKITQDLLQSSKIKQITHQKTIIENSRNVDVTTTDTQVALNIQVLLQILLALLVKLDIL
- a CDS encoding peroxiredoxin, coding for MTDKRMVAKQAPRFEMDAVLPNKEFGKVSLEENMKNDKWTVLYFYPMDFTFVCPTEITSLSDRFDEFEDLDTEVIGVSTDTVHTHKAWINTSRDENGLGELKYPLAADTNHQVARDYGVLIEEEGIALRGLFIISPEGELMYSVVNHNNIGRDVEETLRVLQALQTGGLCPANWKPGQETLNV
- a CDS encoding peptidoglycan recognition protein family protein, yielding MNIIDKRNSLTRHRSRTYRRRAKSGIRNIAIHHSATTSGSAEAFARYHVNTLGWPGIGYHYVVDKDGTISLCHDLEVVSYHVGNSNSRAVGICMVGDFRTQTLGNAQKTATINLVLSLLDELSGVSVEDVWGHIEFPGYSWKACPSISMSQFRRDLAREAGTTVPSSIPSPNYISGPRQRTIISRGDQGDDVREVQERLDELGFKPGPIDGIYGPQTFDAVQRFQRAASISVDGIVGPETRRALENYQASDDIIEHGSPTDEPDEREESFASESRRLLRNMRPMMRGTDVREVQQKVGAMVDGIFGSETEQRVREFQQRHQLTVDGIVGPQTWRSLDRVTDTEPSYHRLLSLQTPYLRGDDVKRVQRRLGVQVDGLYGPQTERVVREFQRRENITVDGIVGTQTWRRLFD
- a CDS encoding potassium channel family protein; this translates as MKKKQFAVVGLGRFGGSVCKELSKQGMDVLAIDTDETKVNEYKNIVTHAVVADSTDENTLKSLGIRNFEHVIVAIGDNIQASILTTLILEELGVNHITVKAQNDYHEKVLIKIGADKVIHPERDMGVRIAHNIVSKNVLDYLELSDEYSIVELIAGNIMHGKTLIELDVRAKYGCNIMAIKRGEDINVSPMAHESIIRGDILIVIGADKDINRLEKSLLDDDD
- a CDS encoding YkuS family protein, whose amino-acid sequence is MPKIGVEQSLTAVQQELQSKGYEVVQLKQEQDATGCDCCVITGQDQNVMGIQNVVTNGSVINAHGMNADEVCQQVEQKLNQGQ
- a CDS encoding N-acetyldiaminopimelate deacetylase, with the protein product MNKDKLIDIRRQLHQIPELGYEEVKTQAFLLDYINSLPQENLEQKTWRTGIVVKVKGTSPSKMIAYRADIDGLPITEETDYPFQSIHEGNMHACGHDFHMTIALGVLTHFAKSPGNDDLLFIFQPAEEGPGGAQLMLESDILNMWKPDQMVALHIAPEYPVGTIATREGLLFANTSELFIDLKGKGGHAAYPHTANDMVVAASHLVTQLQTIVARNVDPLDSAVVTIGKITGGTKQNIIAEKSRIEGTIRTLSIESMTKVKQRIEALVNGIEVGFDCKATIDYGSNYCQVFNDSQLTREFMDFSKTKVNLIECTEAMTGEDFGYFLEEIPGFMFWLGVDSEHGLHDAKLKPNEDAIQVAVDLFVEYLSYKVSSKG
- a CDS encoding redoxin domain-containing protein, with protein sequence MALKLRSPLPELSGATEWLNGEVKREDLIGNKPTLIHFWSISCGLCKEAMPNVNEFRDNYKDQLNVIAIHMPRSEKDLNLDEIKKVAAEHEITQPIAIDNGHKITDAFENEYVPAYYVFDEEGNLRHFQAGGGGMKMLTKRVNRVLGIKE